The Staphylococcus sp. KG4-3 genome has a window encoding:
- the aguA gene encoding agmatine deiminase, whose amino-acid sequence MLLINETLPKQDGYRMPGEYEPHAQTWMLWPHRTDTWRAGAKPAQKAFTEVAMSISQFEPVTVCVNREQYEDARNRLPDSVRVIEISSNDAWMRDIGPTFLKNDQGAIRGINWSFNSWGGLDEGLYFPWDQDQLVKNKIFELTQIDGYDASHIVLEGGSICVDGDGTVITTEQCILNNNRNPAISKSNMETQLGNFLNIEKVIWIENGLIDDETDGHIDEVLFYVKPGEVAIGWTEDVNHPQYKLIQSVYEQLQNVTDAKRRTLKIHKLPMPEQITLTAQESDELDLSASSFERSEETLFIATYVNCYICNGGVIIPKFNDPQDDIAYDKFQELFPDRKIVQVYTREISVGGGNIHCITQQQPK is encoded by the coding sequence ATGTTACTGATAAACGAAACATTACCTAAACAAGACGGTTACAGAATGCCTGGGGAATATGAACCTCATGCGCAAACTTGGATGTTATGGCCACATAGAACGGATACTTGGCGTGCAGGTGCTAAACCAGCACAAAAAGCGTTTACCGAAGTAGCTATGTCTATTTCACAATTTGAACCTGTTACGGTCTGCGTTAATAGAGAGCAATATGAAGATGCTAGAAATAGATTACCTGATTCAGTTCGTGTTATTGAAATATCCTCTAATGATGCTTGGATGCGAGATATCGGTCCAACCTTTTTAAAAAACGATCAAGGAGCTATAAGAGGTATAAATTGGTCATTTAATTCATGGGGTGGCCTTGACGAAGGTCTTTATTTTCCTTGGGACCAAGACCAATTAGTAAAAAACAAGATATTCGAATTAACTCAAATTGATGGATATGATGCGAGTCACATTGTTTTAGAAGGAGGTTCCATTTGTGTAGATGGCGATGGAACAGTTATTACAACTGAACAATGCATACTTAACAACAATAGAAATCCAGCAATTTCCAAAAGTAATATGGAAACACAATTAGGCAATTTCCTTAACATTGAAAAAGTCATATGGATAGAAAATGGGTTAATCGATGATGAGACAGACGGTCATATTGATGAAGTTTTATTTTATGTAAAACCAGGAGAAGTAGCTATAGGATGGACGGAAGATGTTAATCATCCGCAATATAAATTAATCCAATCAGTCTATGAACAACTACAAAACGTTACCGACGCTAAAAGACGAACTTTAAAAATACACAAGTTACCTATGCCTGAACAAATAACACTTACAGCACAAGAAAGTGATGAACTCGACTTAAGTGCTTCGAGTTTTGAACGTTCTGAAGAAACACTTTTTATCGCAACTTATGTAAATTGTTATATCTGTAACGGTGGCGTTATAATACCTAAATTTAATGACCCCCAAGATGATATTGCATACGACAAGTTCCAAGAATTATTCCCAGATCGCAAAATAGTTCAAGTTTACACACGAGAGATTTCTGTAGGTGGTGGAAATATTCATTGCATCACCCAACAACAACCAAAATAG
- a CDS encoding sigma 54-interacting transcriptional regulator, with protein MNLNTYEYNDEDIKSVFNALNDGIFITNYAGIVVWMNDTSTKQLNTPRSQLIGKHISILEKDGLFKPSVTRFVLQNNKMTTKIQTSNDYKYLATGKLIKFPNDPQQYVLVQVRDITETVKSSLKLEKSEELLKNYKKAINYAPAYKKRQQDKLIKGNSNKIKDVLDIIERIAIVDTNTLLTGETGVGKSKFAKEIHRLSDRSNKPFIKINCSAIPETLLESELFGYKKGAFTGANVNGKEGLVSQAHGGTLFLDEIGELPLTLQPKILQLIQDHTYVPIGASKEEKINVRIITATNKDLIAMVDEKTFRADLYYRLNVIDINIPSLRERKEDILVFVNHFTNYFNKKYNRKIILDKVILSYLEAYDWPGNIRELENVIEYLVVIAKNDNINVSHLPNKILQTKKSSTNTNTRDLFEIDSLPDYLNNIEKDILSQFQEKYKSTRKAADALNISQTTYVRKLKKYNIDAHNN; from the coding sequence ATGAACTTAAATACTTACGAATATAATGACGAAGATATAAAGTCTGTGTTTAACGCATTAAACGACGGTATTTTTATAACTAATTATGCTGGCATCGTAGTGTGGATGAATGATACAAGTACGAAACAATTGAACACACCACGTTCACAACTAATCGGGAAACATATAAGTATTTTGGAAAAGGATGGTTTATTTAAACCTTCTGTTACACGTTTCGTTCTACAAAACAATAAAATGACGACGAAAATACAAACTTCAAATGATTATAAATATTTGGCAACTGGGAAACTTATAAAATTTCCAAATGACCCTCAACAATATGTTTTAGTACAAGTTCGCGACATAACCGAAACGGTAAAATCATCATTAAAGCTCGAAAAATCTGAAGAATTACTAAAAAACTACAAAAAGGCAATTAACTATGCGCCCGCCTATAAGAAACGACAACAGGATAAGTTAATTAAAGGTAATAGCAATAAAATAAAAGATGTATTAGATATTATTGAACGTATAGCTATTGTAGATACGAACACCTTATTAACTGGGGAAACAGGTGTCGGTAAAAGTAAATTCGCCAAAGAGATCCATCGTTTAAGTGATCGATCAAACAAACCGTTTATTAAGATTAACTGTAGTGCAATCCCTGAAACGTTATTAGAATCAGAACTTTTCGGTTATAAAAAAGGCGCATTTACAGGCGCAAATGTAAACGGTAAAGAAGGACTGGTGTCACAGGCACATGGTGGTACTTTATTTTTAGATGAAATTGGGGAATTGCCACTTACTCTACAACCAAAGATTTTACAGCTTATACAAGATCATACTTATGTACCTATAGGAGCATCTAAAGAAGAAAAAATTAATGTACGTATAATTACAGCTACAAATAAAGATTTAATTGCTATGGTGGATGAAAAAACATTTCGTGCTGATTTATACTATAGACTTAATGTTATAGATATTAATATCCCGTCATTAAGAGAACGAAAGGAAGATATTCTCGTATTCGTAAATCATTTTACGAATTATTTTAATAAAAAATATAATCGTAAAATTATTTTGGATAAAGTTATACTTTCATACTTAGAAGCTTACGATTGGCCAGGTAATATAAGAGAATTAGAAAACGTAATCGAATACTTAGTCGTAATTGCCAAGAACGATAATATTAATGTTTCTCACTTACCTAATAAGATATTACAAACTAAAAAATCATCAACAAATACAAACACTCGTGACCTATTTGAAATTGATTCACTTCCTGATTATTTAAACAATATTGAAAAAGATATTTTGTCACAATTTCAAGAAAAATATAAGTCTACGAGAAAAGCTGCAGATGCATTAAATATTTCTCAAACAACTTATGTAAGAAAACTTAAAAAATATAATATTGACGCTCATAATAATTAA
- a CDS encoding M20 family metallo-hydrolase, with product METPELKVDETYLFEKINESSEIGKTANNGLNRLALTDEDKLMRDDFISWMKEESLEVRVDDFGNIYGRREGINNEALPIVIGSHLDTQPYGGRFDGVLGVLGGLTVIKTLNEYNIKTERPIELVNFTNEEGARFPQPMVASGGLIGEFKKSYIYNLTDNEGTTYEEALKQIDYKGLESQRIKEAYSFLELHIEQGPVLENEHKEIGIVQGIQGMTWLSINIKGFSNHAGSTPMQHRKDAFHKATTVIQDIYEIAKKQKGLNITIGKVNVSPNVPNVIPGEVQFIVDIRHQNKSVLTECQNKIVQLITAVSNEQDYQATVAVDWAAEPIAFADNVTQAIKDSTEALNYSYLEMYSGPGHDAKNMANMTDTAMIFVPSHKGISHNEAELTYDKHIIQGVEVLLRTVNELANNK from the coding sequence GTGGAAACACCGGAATTAAAAGTAGATGAAACTTATTTATTTGAAAAAATTAATGAAAGTTCTGAGATTGGTAAGACCGCAAATAATGGACTAAATCGTTTAGCGTTGACTGACGAAGATAAGTTAATGCGGGATGATTTTATTTCTTGGATGAAAGAAGAATCATTAGAAGTTCGTGTTGATGACTTTGGTAATATTTATGGTCGACGCGAAGGAATAAATAATGAGGCTTTACCTATCGTTATTGGGTCTCACCTTGACACGCAACCTTATGGTGGCCGCTTTGACGGTGTACTAGGTGTGCTTGGAGGCTTGACTGTAATTAAAACATTAAATGAATACAATATTAAAACAGAAAGACCCATTGAACTTGTTAACTTCACCAATGAAGAGGGCGCGAGATTTCCACAACCAATGGTTGCCTCTGGAGGCTTAATTGGAGAATTTAAAAAATCATATATCTATAATCTTACTGATAACGAAGGAACTACTTATGAAGAGGCATTAAAGCAAATTGATTATAAAGGGTTAGAATCTCAACGTATTAAAGAGGCATATAGTTTCCTTGAATTGCATATTGAACAAGGACCTGTCTTAGAAAATGAGCATAAAGAAATTGGCATTGTTCAAGGTATTCAAGGGATGACGTGGTTATCTATAAATATTAAAGGTTTTTCAAATCATGCCGGTTCTACACCGATGCAACATAGAAAAGATGCATTTCATAAAGCTACTACAGTAATACAAGATATTTATGAAATAGCTAAAAAACAAAAAGGGTTAAATATCACAATAGGTAAGGTGAATGTTTCGCCAAATGTACCGAATGTCATTCCTGGCGAAGTGCAATTTATAGTAGATATACGACATCAAAATAAGAGTGTCTTAACAGAATGCCAAAACAAAATAGTACAACTTATTACTGCGGTATCAAATGAACAAGACTACCAAGCTACTGTGGCTGTTGATTGGGCAGCTGAACCGATAGCATTTGCGGATAATGTTACTCAGGCTATTAAAGATAGCACTGAAGCATTAAATTATTCTTATCTAGAAATGTATAGTGGGCCAGGTCACGATGCAAAAAATATGGCTAATATGACTGATACTGCCATGATATTTGTTCCTAGCCATAAAGGCATTAGTCACAATGAAGCAGAGTTAACCTATGATAAGCATATTATTCAAGGTGTAGAGGTATTACTAAGGACAGTAAATGAACTAGCAAATAATAAATAA
- a CDS encoding aspartate aminotransferase family protein: MTNEKNLFELDREHIIHPQSNPKEHYEQGPKIIFDEGNGIYLKDVEGHEYIDGVSMLWNVNLGHGNKELAEAAYNQMTKAAYTTTFYNYTNEPSVKLAEKITSLAPGDLNSIFYTSGGSESNDTAFKLSRFYWQQKGYDNKNIIISLKRGYHGVTIAAQRATGIGAYRDFSGVLEQKIINAEAHLTECELGDKSHPDYDKSISGLIDELGADRIAAIIIEPVQGAGGVHVSPNGYLQAVRSLCDKNHIHFIADEVICGFGRTGEMFGCNHWDVVPDFMCVAKGLTSGYIQLGGVIMRDEIKNTLNEFDDMIPHGFTYSGHPTACAVGLKNIEILERDNWVSHAKEMGDKLLAGLQKLEEKYSFFANPRAKGLLAGIDLVKNKETNEPFDFGDRAANQLITECFNRDLLIRAFDFEPGMNIVAIAPPLIVNEEEIDNIINIIDAAAAKIKKTLYK; this comes from the coding sequence ATGACAAACGAAAAAAACTTATTTGAATTAGATCGCGAACATATTATTCATCCACAAAGTAATCCGAAAGAACATTATGAACAAGGACCTAAAATTATATTTGATGAAGGGAACGGCATCTATTTGAAAGATGTTGAAGGCCATGAATATATTGACGGCGTTTCTATGTTATGGAATGTCAACTTAGGTCATGGTAATAAAGAATTAGCGGAAGCGGCATATAACCAAATGACTAAAGCAGCATATACAACAACATTTTATAATTATACAAATGAACCTTCAGTAAAATTAGCAGAGAAAATTACGTCATTAGCACCTGGAGATTTAAATTCAATTTTCTATACATCAGGCGGTTCAGAGTCTAACGATACAGCATTTAAATTATCTAGATTTTATTGGCAACAAAAAGGTTACGACAATAAAAACATTATCATTTCACTAAAAAGAGGTTACCACGGTGTAACAATTGCAGCACAACGCGCTACTGGTATTGGCGCGTATAGAGATTTCTCAGGAGTTCTTGAGCAAAAGATTATTAATGCAGAAGCTCATTTAACTGAATGTGAGTTAGGCGATAAATCACATCCAGATTATGACAAAAGTATTAGCGGTTTAATTGACGAATTGGGTGCGGATAGAATAGCAGCAATTATTATTGAACCTGTACAAGGTGCAGGAGGTGTCCATGTTTCTCCAAACGGCTATTTACAAGCTGTAAGGAGTTTGTGTGATAAAAATCACATCCATTTTATAGCCGATGAAGTTATTTGTGGATTTGGTAGAACAGGAGAAATGTTCGGCTGTAATCATTGGGATGTAGTACCTGACTTTATGTGTGTAGCTAAAGGGCTTACTAGTGGCTATATTCAATTAGGTGGCGTAATTATGAGAGATGAAATTAAAAACACATTAAATGAATTTGATGACATGATACCACATGGCTTTACTTATAGTGGTCACCCTACGGCATGTGCAGTAGGTCTTAAAAATATAGAAATTTTAGAAAGAGATAATTGGGTATCACATGCAAAAGAAATGGGCGACAAATTATTAGCCGGCTTGCAAAAACTAGAAGAAAAATATTCATTCTTTGCTAATCCTCGAGCAAAAGGCTTATTAGCAGGTATTGATTTAGTGAAAAATAAAGAAACAAATGAACCATTCGATTTTGGAGATAGAGCAGCGAATCAACTTATTACGGAATGTTTTAACCGTGATTTATTAATTCGTGCGTTTGATTTCGAACCAGGTATGAACATCGTAGCTATTGCACCACCATTAATTGTGAATGAAGAAGAAATCGACAACATTATCAATATCATAGATGCAGCGGCAGCTAAAATTAAAAAAACATTATATAAATAA
- a CDS encoding aldehyde dehydrogenase family protein produces the protein MTATQNKVIPEVQTFLNTPIPLFINGDWHTPKDKATFIAENPATGNSLATVYEAKENEVNMAVDAAERAFHDSEWSRMSAYDRSKLMFRLADLMERDFEIIAQLDSLDNGKPVDEVRESDLPNAIENLRYFAGWTTKLTGQTIPIDTEFFNYTRHEPVGVVGQIIPWNFPIMMGLWKIAPAIATGCTVVLKPAEQTPVSALYLGKLIKESGFPDGVINIISGFGKEAGHYLVNHQKVNKIAFTGSTATGQQIMKQAADTMKRVTLELGGKSPNIILEDADLEKAVPGVFNGIMVNQGEVCCAGSRVFIPEKIFDQVVQKLKSFADNTVLGMGIEEGTTMGPLVSQKQYDTVTAYIEKGLNEGATMVTGGTKDGEGYFVKPTIFTDVNKEMSIVKEEIFGPVAVLIPYSEIDEVVDMANDTEYGLAAGVWTQNLKNAHTVANKLKAGTVWINCYNLTNAATPFGGYKQSGFGREMGSYALENYTEVKSVWVNLD, from the coding sequence ATGACTGCTACACAAAATAAAGTAATACCAGAAGTTCAAACATTTTTAAATACGCCAATCCCGTTATTTATTAACGGTGATTGGCATACACCTAAAGACAAAGCAACTTTTATTGCTGAAAATCCAGCTACTGGCAACTCGTTAGCAACTGTATATGAAGCAAAAGAAAATGAAGTGAATATGGCAGTAGATGCAGCAGAACGTGCGTTTCACGATAGCGAATGGTCACGAATGAGTGCTTATGACAGATCAAAACTGATGTTCAGGTTAGCTGATTTAATGGAAAGAGATTTTGAAATTATAGCTCAATTAGATTCATTAGATAACGGGAAACCAGTGGATGAAGTAAGAGAGAGTGACTTACCTAATGCGATTGAAAATTTACGTTATTTTGCTGGTTGGACTACCAAATTAACAGGACAAACTATTCCAATAGATACTGAATTTTTCAATTATACAAGACACGAACCTGTAGGCGTGGTAGGTCAAATTATTCCATGGAATTTCCCTATTATGATGGGTTTGTGGAAAATTGCGCCAGCAATTGCAACAGGTTGTACGGTTGTACTTAAACCTGCCGAACAAACACCTGTGTCAGCCCTGTATTTAGGAAAATTAATTAAAGAAAGTGGCTTTCCTGATGGAGTCATAAATATCATTAGTGGTTTTGGTAAAGAAGCGGGACATTATTTAGTAAATCATCAAAAAGTTAATAAGATTGCATTTACTGGATCAACTGCCACTGGGCAACAAATTATGAAACAAGCAGCCGATACGATGAAACGAGTCACATTAGAACTTGGCGGTAAATCACCGAATATTATTTTAGAAGACGCCGATTTAGAAAAGGCTGTTCCAGGTGTATTTAACGGCATCATGGTTAACCAAGGTGAAGTATGTTGTGCAGGTTCACGTGTCTTTATACCAGAAAAGATTTTTGATCAAGTCGTACAAAAACTGAAAAGTTTTGCGGACAACACTGTATTAGGCATGGGTATCGAAGAAGGCACGACTATGGGGCCATTGGTTTCTCAAAAGCAATATGACACTGTTACTGCTTATATTGAGAAGGGTCTTAACGAAGGTGCAACAATGGTTACAGGTGGTACTAAGGATGGTGAAGGCTATTTTGTAAAACCTACAATTTTTACTGACGTGAACAAAGAAATGTCTATTGTAAAAGAAGAAATATTTGGTCCCGTTGCTGTACTAATACCTTATTCAGAAATTGATGAAGTTGTAGATATGGCAAATGATACTGAATATGGGTTAGCTGCAGGAGTTTGGACGCAAAATTTAAAAAATGCACATACAGTAGCTAATAAATTGAAGGCTGGGACAGTTTGGATAAATTGTTATAACTTAACGAATGCTGCGACACCTTTTGGAGGCTACAAACAATCAGGATTTGGACGTGAAATGGGATCATATGCATTGGAAAATTATACAGAAGTTAAAAGCGTGTGGGTCAATTTAGATTAA
- a CDS encoding APC family permease, protein MDDERQIERKLKLVHIITLGLAYMAPFAVFDTFGIASNISSGHVPFAYVFVFLAILLTALSYGKLVKKYPSSGSVYAYTRNIINPYVGILVGWLSFIAYLSLPMINSLLAKIFISSLLPQIPGWTWIVGLVILITLLNIFGIEFAAALNIGLVFVQILVGIVFITLTIHDINNGPGHFMSFSELMPKFQELSGFFGASALLGMSFIGFDAVTTLAEDTVNPKKTIPKAIFFITIIGGVFFFTVTYFMQSLIPNVSILKNIQGASPEIATIIGGKAYLIFFILGGMLSVFASGLAAQISASRLLYAMGRDSVIPKKCFGYLNKKTKTPIFNIIITGILALSALFLNLQQATSLVNVGAYTAFLVVNICVVKNYFTLDNKSNIYRIITELCFPGIGLIFILYLWFNLDKFAIVMGVIWFIIGVIYLLTTTRCFTKEPVDIAFEELED, encoded by the coding sequence ATGGATGACGAAAGACAGATTGAACGAAAACTTAAACTTGTTCACATCATTACACTTGGCCTAGCCTATATGGCACCATTTGCTGTATTTGATACTTTTGGCATAGCTTCTAATATTTCTTCTGGGCATGTACCATTTGCATATGTTTTTGTATTTTTAGCTATTTTATTAACTGCGTTAAGTTATGGTAAATTAGTGAAAAAATATCCATCTTCTGGTTCAGTCTATGCTTATACTAGAAATATTATTAATCCTTACGTCGGCATTTTGGTAGGATGGTTATCATTTATAGCTTATTTGTCACTACCAATGATTAATTCACTGTTAGCCAAAATATTTATTTCATCACTGTTACCACAAATACCAGGTTGGACTTGGATCGTTGGATTAGTGATACTGATTACGTTATTAAATATATTTGGCATTGAGTTTGCAGCAGCGCTTAATATTGGACTGGTTTTCGTTCAAATTCTTGTAGGAATCGTATTTATAACTTTAACGATACATGATATAAATAATGGCCCAGGTCACTTCATGTCATTTAGTGAATTGATGCCTAAATTCCAGGAATTAAGTGGTTTCTTTGGAGCCTCAGCACTGTTAGGCATGAGTTTTATAGGTTTTGATGCAGTAACAACATTAGCAGAAGACACAGTAAACCCTAAGAAAACAATACCTAAAGCAATATTTTTTATTACGATTATAGGCGGCGTATTTTTCTTCACTGTGACGTACTTTATGCAATCACTTATTCCTAATGTATCAATTTTAAAGAATATTCAAGGTGCGTCTCCTGAAATAGCTACTATTATTGGTGGAAAAGCATATTTAATATTTTTCATCTTAGGAGGTATGTTATCAGTGTTTGCATCTGGCTTAGCAGCACAAATTAGCGCTTCAAGACTATTATATGCTATGGGAAGAGATAGCGTTATACCTAAAAAATGCTTTGGTTATCTAAACAAAAAAACAAAAACACCTATTTTCAACATAATTATTACAGGTATTTTAGCTTTATCTGCTTTATTTTTAAATTTACAACAGGCTACATCACTCGTTAATGTCGGCGCATATACTGCATTTCTCGTAGTTAATATATGTGTAGTAAAAAATTATTTTACACTCGATAATAAAAGTAATATCTATCGTATAATTACAGAACTCTGCTTTCCTGGGATTGGCCTAATTTTTATCTTGTATCTATGGTTTAATTTAGATAAATTCGCAATTGTCATGGGTGTAATTTGGTTTATTATTGGCGTTATATACTTATTGACTACTACACGTTGTTTTACAAAAGAGCCAGTAGATATAGCATTTGAAGAATTAGAAGATTAG
- a CDS encoding CDP-glycerol glycerophosphotransferase family protein produces the protein MDTVLIYGTFSSAKELEQISSMLENNDRKIIIANNTNSKYKINSSEFNEKFDLIINFQSLNDLNVFEKMDIKIISLNELLYESYDFKMSVIIPVYNTQDYIHETLNSIINQSMELKDIQIIIVNDGSTDDSDFILSKFQKLYPDNIKYIYKENEGVSIARNTGLKYAKGKYINFIDSDDKWGLTTFKNVYNFFEDNPTIDVISTRLSFFDGMVGEHPLNYKYSKKENKIIDLSYNYDYIQMHASSSFFRASSLQGVKFDTTLKYAEDAKFVYNVLKKTFKIGLMSYIQGCYWYRKRKDESSAIDTALTKENYYSHTLENFHNYLVNDYQNNKIPKYVQMMILYDLQYRLKYQTTTFSTLNKNQIDNYTQHIINLLKVMDDDVISNPNLKHINAVYQVAILSVKYEGYNFNISKEEGIHKIFSNNIFIKNITDMYLKTEYIYEKNKVLKCGYSLPNINMNIDVTPVLVINKKEIIQPNNETIITEQTFLNMNISYNKFYRFDIHLHDGIKTIEVKYLVNNQALEDIKQVSKTQHTNFSNTKIPFRQYKNRTLKLKDNKKIINSRKHRMPVIKNILGLIKKQHTRKSGIYKSIGIINKKINNQKVWLFVDRLEKAGDNAEALFDYVYKNKKDVTPFFLINSSSPDYIKLRNKYGSKVVGFNSKKHHLLMFKAEKVFSSHSEAYLNNPFGTINGKFIRELLDFEFVFLQHGILQNDLSTLLHKRNKPMDYFITSAKKEKEEVIQKYGFSENEVLLSGLPRFDLLKSNNKKKEKCITIMPTWRPNLLSVSDNEFLNSLFFKSLIEFLSNSEIQKIAKQSNMKVKLCLHPKMQARFSKFFDTIPNIEVMDRVNYKDVISNTDILITDVSSIAFDVAYLKKPILYYHFDIDDIYSYSAYEPGYFNYLENGFGPVVNDSQTLASELIKIKKNNYKISKFYLRRVESFFEFDDEFNRERIIDLIS, from the coding sequence ATGGATACAGTTTTAATATATGGGACTTTTTCTTCTGCTAAGGAGCTAGAACAAATATCGAGTATGTTAGAAAACAATGATAGAAAGATTATCATCGCTAATAATACAAATTCAAAATATAAAATTAATAGTAGTGAATTCAATGAAAAGTTTGATTTAATAATTAATTTTCAAAGCTTAAATGATTTAAATGTATTTGAAAAAATGGATATTAAAATCATTAGCTTAAATGAGCTATTATATGAATCATACGACTTTAAAATGAGTGTGATTATACCTGTATATAATACTCAAGATTATATACATGAAACCTTAAATAGCATTATAAACCAATCTATGGAATTAAAGGATATCCAAATTATTATAGTTAATGATGGATCAACAGATGATTCTGATTTTATTTTATCTAAGTTCCAAAAATTATATCCTGATAATATTAAGTATATTTATAAAGAAAATGAAGGGGTTTCAATTGCAAGAAATACTGGGTTAAAATACGCGAAAGGAAAATATATTAATTTTATTGACTCTGATGATAAATGGGGACTAACAACATTCAAAAATGTATATAACTTTTTCGAAGATAATCCTACTATCGATGTAATATCAACGCGTTTAAGCTTTTTTGATGGAATGGTAGGCGAACATCCATTAAATTACAAATATAGTAAAAAAGAAAATAAAATTATAGATTTGTCTTATAACTATGATTACATACAAATGCATGCTTCTTCTTCCTTCTTTAGAGCTTCATCTTTACAAGGTGTGAAATTTGATACCACTTTAAAATACGCTGAAGATGCAAAGTTTGTGTATAACGTTTTGAAAAAAACATTTAAAATTGGTTTAATGAGTTATATTCAAGGTTGTTATTGGTATAGAAAAAGGAAAGATGAATCATCTGCTATCGATACAGCATTAACTAAAGAAAATTATTATAGTCATACATTAGAAAATTTTCATAATTACTTAGTAAATGATTACCAAAATAATAAAATACCTAAATATGTACAAATGATGATTTTGTATGACTTGCAATATCGTCTAAAATATCAAACAACTACTTTTTCTACATTAAATAAGAATCAAATTGATAATTATACTCAACACATTATTAATTTATTAAAAGTAATGGACGATGACGTGATATCTAATCCAAACTTAAAACATATTAATGCTGTATACCAAGTAGCTATTTTATCAGTGAAATATGAAGGCTATAATTTCAATATAAGTAAAGAAGAGGGTATCCATAAAATCTTTTCAAATAATATTTTTATTAAAAATATTACAGATATGTACCTTAAAACGGAATATATCTATGAAAAAAATAAAGTATTAAAATGCGGATATAGTTTGCCAAATATTAATATGAATATAGATGTCACACCAGTATTAGTTATTAATAAAAAAGAGATAATACAACCCAACAACGAAACAATTATTACTGAACAAACATTTTTAAATATGAATATTAGTTATAATAAATTTTATCGTTTTGATATTCACTTACACGATGGTATTAAGACGATAGAAGTGAAATATTTAGTTAACAATCAAGCATTGGAAGATATTAAACAAGTAAGTAAAACGCAGCATACAAATTTCAGCAATACCAAGATTCCGTTTAGGCAATACAAAAATAGAACTTTGAAATTGAAAGATAATAAAAAAATAATAAATTCTAGAAAACATAGAATGCCAGTTATTAAAAATATCTTAGGCTTAATAAAAAAACAGCACACTAGAAAGTCTGGGATATATAAATCGATAGGTATTATTAACAAAAAAATCAATAATCAAAAAGTGTGGTTATTTGTAGATAGATTGGAAAAGGCAGGAGATAATGCAGAGGCATTATTTGATTATGTCTATAAGAATAAAAAAGATGTAACACCTTTCTTTTTAATTAATTCATCTAGTCCAGATTATATAAAATTACGAAACAAATATGGATCAAAAGTTGTTGGCTTTAATAGTAAAAAACATCATCTGTTAATGTTTAAGGCAGAAAAAGTATTTTCTTCACATTCTGAGGCTTATTTAAACAATCCTTTTGGCACAATTAACGGTAAATTTATAAGAGAGTTATTAGATTTTGAATTTGTTTTTCTACAACATGGTATTCTTCAAAATGACCTTTCTACCTTATTACACAAACGTAATAAACCTATGGACTACTTTATTACAAGTGCCAAAAAAGAAAAAGAAGAGGTTATTCAAAAATATGGTTTTAGTGAAAATGAAGTTTTACTTTCCGGTTTACCTAGATTTGATTTGTTAAAAAGTAATAATAAGAAGAAGGAAAAATGTATTACAATTATGCCAACTTGGAGACCAAATTTACTGAGTGTAAGTGATAATGAATTTTTGAACAGTTTATTCTTTAAGAGCTTAATAGAATTTTTATCTAATTCTGAAATTCAAAAGATAGCAAAGCAAAGTAATATGAAAGTTAAATTATGTTTGCACCCGAAAATGCAAGCGAGGTTTTCGAAGTTCTTTGATACAATACCTAATATTGAAGTTATGGATCGTGTTAACTATAAAGATGTAATAAGCAATACGGATATTTTAATTACTGATGTATCATCTATAGCATTTGATGTTGCATATTTAAAAAAACCTATTCTATATTATCATTTTGATATTGATGATATCTATTCATATTCTGCTTATGAACCTGGTTATTTTAACTATTTAGAGAATGGATTTGGTCCTGTTGTTAATGATTCTCAAACTTTGGCTTCGGAACTAATAAAAATCAAGAAAAATAATTATAAAATAAGTAAATTTTATCTTAGAAGAGTTGAATCATTTTTTGAATTCGATGATGAATTTAATAGAGAAAGAATAATTGATTTAATATCATAA